The following are from one region of the Alkalimarinus sediminis genome:
- the bluB gene encoding 5,6-dimethylbenzimidazole synthase, which yields MEKNQPQNQEDLFFSQDERSGLYKTIFNRRDVRGQFKPDPIPDDVLSRVLYAAHHAPSVGFMQPWNFVVVRSQAVKQKVHHAFVEANDKAADMFESEKSKKYRSLKLEGILESPVNICITCDRQRTGPVVIGRTSMKEMDLYSSVCAVQNFWLAARAEGLGVGWVSIIEQQALQEALAIPADIVPIAYLCVGYVSHFFDKPELETAGWLKRTPLDDLLYFDQWGEQKSSDEETLVSQVIEDKQFPGNW from the coding sequence ATGGAAAAGAACCAACCTCAGAACCAAGAAGATCTATTTTTTTCGCAAGACGAGCGAAGCGGTCTCTACAAAACTATTTTTAATCGACGTGATGTTCGAGGACAGTTCAAACCAGACCCGATACCTGACGATGTGTTAAGTCGAGTATTGTATGCCGCACATCACGCCCCCTCAGTTGGCTTTATGCAACCGTGGAACTTTGTTGTTGTTCGCTCTCAAGCGGTTAAACAGAAGGTTCACCATGCATTTGTTGAAGCCAATGACAAAGCAGCAGATATGTTTGAGTCTGAAAAAAGCAAAAAGTACCGTTCGTTAAAGCTCGAAGGTATTTTAGAGTCGCCAGTTAACATATGTATCACCTGCGACCGTCAACGTACTGGCCCTGTGGTGATAGGCCGTACGTCAATGAAAGAGATGGATCTATACAGCAGTGTTTGCGCTGTTCAAAACTTTTGGCTGGCAGCAAGAGCAGAAGGTCTTGGCGTAGGCTGGGTGAGCATAATAGAGCAACAGGCATTACAAGAAGCTCTGGCGATACCCGCTGATATCGTGCCTATTGCGTATCTCTGCGTAGGTTATGTCTCCCACTTTTTTGATAAGCCAGAGCTGGAGACCGCCGGCTGGTTAAAAAGAACACCTCTTGATGATTTATTGTATTTTGACCAGTGGGGAGAACAGAAAAGCAGCGATGAAGAGACACTGGTATCTCAGGTGATTGAAGATAAACAGTTCCCAGGTAATTGGTAA
- a CDS encoding YchJ family protein, with product MTNNLKCPCGGDYAEQSLSYSECCEPFISGSAKPEHCEQLMRSRYTAYSLAKVDYLMATWHPSKQADLNRQELVQSAESTEWLRLEVVKSHQQGNNGVIEFNAWFKDSDGQGQKSEMKCLHETSRFEKVGEQWYYVDGDVESPGLSSSGLSKVGRNDPCPCGSGKKYKKCCG from the coding sequence ATGACGAATAACTTGAAATGCCCATGTGGTGGCGATTATGCCGAGCAGTCACTCTCATATTCAGAGTGCTGCGAGCCTTTTATTAGTGGTAGTGCCAAGCCTGAGCATTGTGAACAGCTGATGCGGTCGCGTTACACCGCTTACTCATTGGCAAAAGTCGATTATTTAATGGCTACCTGGCACCCTAGCAAGCAGGCTGATTTAAACAGGCAAGAGTTAGTACAATCGGCAGAAAGCACCGAATGGTTGCGATTAGAAGTGGTCAAAAGTCACCAACAAGGCAACAACGGCGTTATTGAGTTTAATGCCTGGTTTAAAGATAGTGACGGCCAGGGACAAAAGAGCGAAATGAAGTGCCTGCATGAAACATCCCGATTTGAGAAAGTAGGGGAGCAGTGGTACTACGTGGACGGTGATGTTGAGTCACCAGGTCTATCTTCATCAGGTCTATCTAAGGTAGGCAGAAATGACCCATGCCCTTGTGGAAGTGGCAAGAAGTATAAAAAATGTTGTGGATAG
- a CDS encoding MFS transporter yields MLPNESRSRTLPAFTVVLLSSLYFSQGLPSGFLAHALPALLREYGVAVEYIGALKLLALPWFLKFLWAPFVDRTEVGRLGDHRGWILLMQTTLALLLLVLSFFSPDTLFGSLIILFFVMVVMINTTAATQDIATDGLAVKILPEKWRGLGNSIQVSGFKMGMILSGSLLLVSIDKLGWSLSFQLLAGSLLLLLIPAYLFKERAASEQPVSSNVISSSGSIDDKTVWVEAYKGFFSQQGILYWLVVLFTYKIADSLGSGMIKPLLIDSGYSLTDVAELTFWASIGGLVAAIAAGFIYYRLGAKWSLLLFGLLQAMGIGAYALLAVGELERSSVMAIALFEQAADGMSTVALFALMMAQCRKGHEGSDYTVQACIQVVLSGVVGALSGFIAKLAGYQSLYIVAGLLGVLALIPVYYYFSNLEQRANTHDE; encoded by the coding sequence ATGTTACCCAATGAATCCCGCAGTAGAACTCTGCCTGCATTTACCGTTGTTTTACTATCCTCCCTCTATTTCTCTCAGGGGTTACCCTCAGGCTTTTTAGCTCATGCGTTACCGGCGCTACTGAGAGAGTATGGCGTTGCCGTTGAGTATATTGGTGCATTGAAACTATTAGCACTGCCTTGGTTTTTGAAATTCTTATGGGCTCCGTTTGTAGACCGAACTGAAGTAGGGCGGTTGGGCGATCACAGAGGTTGGATACTGTTGATGCAAACAACGCTAGCACTTTTATTGCTGGTGCTATCGTTCTTCTCGCCTGACACGCTATTTGGTTCACTCATTATTCTATTCTTTGTGATGGTGGTGATGATCAACACGACCGCAGCCACTCAAGATATTGCAACTGATGGCTTAGCCGTAAAGATACTGCCCGAAAAATGGCGAGGGTTGGGTAACAGCATACAAGTGTCGGGCTTTAAAATGGGCATGATCCTAAGTGGTAGCCTATTACTGGTCAGTATTGATAAGCTCGGTTGGTCGCTTTCGTTTCAGTTGTTGGCAGGCAGTTTGTTATTGCTATTGATCCCCGCTTATCTATTTAAAGAACGTGCTGCCAGCGAGCAGCCTGTTAGTAGTAATGTTATTTCTTCCAGTGGCTCAATAGACGATAAAACCGTTTGGGTAGAGGCTTACAAAGGTTTTTTTTCTCAGCAGGGTATCCTGTACTGGTTAGTTGTACTGTTCACCTACAAAATTGCAGACTCGCTGGGGTCTGGCATGATCAAGCCGCTCTTAATTGATAGTGGTTATAGCTTAACCGATGTAGCTGAGTTGACGTTTTGGGCCTCTATTGGTGGGTTGGTAGCGGCGATTGCTGCGGGGTTTATCTATTATCGACTGGGCGCTAAGTGGTCGCTACTTCTATTTGGTCTGCTTCAGGCGATGGGTATTGGTGCATACGCGCTCTTGGCAGTCGGAGAGTTAGAACGCAGCTCTGTGATGGCAATCGCCTTATTCGAGCAGGCGGCAGACGGCATGTCGACAGTGGCGCTATTCGCGTTAATGATGGCGCAGTGTCGAAAGGGGCATGAAGGCAGCGACTACACTGTTCAGGCGTGTATTCAAGTGGTTTTGTCGGGCGTGGTAGGCGCGCTAAGTGGCTTTATCGCGAAGTTAGCGGGCTATCAGTCACTTTATATAGTGGCGGGTCTATTGGGTGTGCTCGCACTCATACCTGTTTATTACTACTTTTCTAATTTAGAGCAGAGGGCGAATACCCATGACGAATAA
- a CDS encoding HD-GYP domain-containing protein, which translates to MNSLSKNIVSSQLSNCDAYTEKPEYGEFLFNGFIKLFDSYPLLADVHREFGSDQKLRILCYQLPEYPSLIEAFQTTASHQPAFLERSLFSSWLCFLMAGRLNLSVAVIKELFIAGLIQDIAANGADHLVAISPIFSSDAGSLNDRQQNHHHAVMTSRFLESVPRLPEGVKVLVRSHHEQFDGSGSPDGKVEQQLSLPQQVLIVANEAMILCNRDSVTPYNLSAILPIVKLNASVYFRPVFNALISVITSTHSSSNLPQSQSVVTSDVLDKQNQLMLRWPHLLKATAEVSLLNDNSTVITLTQIARRAWMLVTTAGILSDDISVWLSQLDSKEGGEDGTEVLLELDILLELDILLDELNTMILSYQQHLEGLTQDLSVEMSESKRASLVDLCYSIGEQLETFDLDEFTILNMCD; encoded by the coding sequence ATGAACTCGTTAAGTAAAAATATAGTCAGCTCACAGTTGAGTAATTGTGACGCTTACACTGAAAAGCCAGAATATGGCGAGTTTTTATTCAACGGATTTATTAAACTGTTTGACTCTTACCCTCTCTTGGCAGATGTCCATCGAGAGTTTGGTAGTGATCAGAAGCTGCGAATACTCTGCTATCAACTACCTGAATATCCTTCGTTAATTGAGGCATTCCAGACTACAGCTAGCCACCAACCGGCGTTTTTAGAGCGGTCACTGTTCTCTAGTTGGCTCTGTTTTTTAATGGCGGGGCGGTTGAACCTCTCGGTTGCCGTAATAAAAGAGTTATTTATAGCTGGGCTTATACAAGATATTGCAGCCAATGGCGCAGATCACCTCGTCGCAATTTCTCCTATCTTTTCGTCTGACGCTGGCTCATTAAACGATAGACAACAAAACCATCATCACGCTGTTATGACCAGTCGGTTTTTAGAATCGGTCCCGAGGCTCCCTGAAGGGGTTAAGGTGCTGGTGCGTTCACATCATGAACAGTTTGATGGCTCTGGCTCCCCAGATGGTAAAGTCGAACAGCAGTTGTCGCTCCCTCAACAGGTATTAATCGTCGCGAATGAAGCGATGATTCTCTGCAATCGCGACTCAGTAACGCCTTATAATCTATCCGCTATCTTGCCTATTGTTAAGTTAAATGCATCGGTCTATTTTCGACCCGTTTTTAATGCGCTGATATCGGTTATTACGTCGACTCATTCATCATCAAACTTGCCTCAATCCCAGAGTGTTGTGACTAGTGATGTTTTGGATAAACAGAATCAGTTGATGTTGCGTTGGCCTCATTTGCTTAAAGCCACTGCAGAGGTCTCGTTACTGAATGACAATAGCACTGTCATAACGTTAACGCAGATAGCAAGAAGGGCGTGGATGCTGGTGACCACTGCCGGTATTTTGTCTGATGATATTTCAGTTTGGCTCTCACAACTCGATAGTAAAGAGGGAGGAGAGGATGGGACCGAGGTGTTGTTAGAGCTAGATATCTTGTTAGAGCTAGATATCTTGTTGGATGAGCTGAATACCATGATACTATCGTATCAGCAGCACCTGGAAGGGTTAACCCAAGACTTAAGTGTTGAGATGAGCGAGTCGAAACGAGCATCGTTAGTAGATTTATGTTATTCGATAGGCGAGCAACTAGAGACGTTCGACCTTGATGAATTTACGATCTTAAATATGTGTGATTAA
- a CDS encoding NAD-dependent epimerase/dehydratase family protein: MKVLVTGANGHIGANVVRALIKQGHDVRGFVRQASDTQGIDGLDIELCYGDVMNADSLEQAAIGCDAIIHLAAVYKTIAKTADEIVEPAIEGAKNVFAAAHKAGIKRIVYTSSVASIGFSYDPNEKRTGNDWNDDPHNPYYIAKTKSEQAAQALAKEYGIHVVVICPAIVLGPYDYRITPSNQMIKDWINGKGQTYVGGLNFVDVRDVADIHVAALTKGENYHRYIAGGENMEVKKAGLLLKKLTGIKPIHLGMSRKITLITAKVVETLCKTIGLTPPFTYDLVYEVAERYAYYEFQDTIDTLGVTPRKAEESIKGAIQWLLDNHKIKPSIEKKVKRQLESNA; the protein is encoded by the coding sequence ATGAAAGTTCTGGTTACCGGTGCAAATGGCCACATTGGCGCCAACGTTGTTCGAGCACTCATCAAACAGGGTCATGACGTGAGAGGGTTCGTTAGGCAAGCATCCGATACTCAGGGTATTGATGGGCTTGATATTGAGCTCTGCTATGGGGATGTCATGAATGCTGACAGCTTGGAGCAAGCAGCAATAGGTTGTGATGCAATTATTCATTTGGCAGCGGTTTATAAAACCATCGCTAAAACGGCCGACGAAATTGTTGAACCTGCTATTGAAGGCGCTAAAAACGTATTTGCGGCAGCACATAAAGCTGGCATTAAGCGAATCGTCTACACCAGCTCTGTGGCTTCGATCGGCTTTTCGTATGATCCCAACGAAAAAAGAACCGGTAATGATTGGAACGACGACCCTCATAACCCCTACTACATAGCCAAAACCAAAAGCGAACAGGCGGCCCAAGCGCTTGCTAAAGAATATGGTATTCATGTTGTGGTCATCTGCCCTGCCATCGTACTAGGGCCTTACGATTACCGAATTACGCCCTCAAACCAGATGATTAAAGACTGGATTAATGGCAAAGGCCAAACCTATGTTGGCGGCCTCAATTTTGTAGATGTTAGAGACGTCGCTGATATTCATGTCGCAGCCCTGACCAAAGGTGAAAACTATCACCGATATATTGCAGGTGGCGAGAATATGGAGGTTAAAAAGGCTGGCCTGTTATTGAAGAAACTAACCGGCATTAAGCCAATACATTTGGGCATGAGCCGAAAAATCACCCTGATCACCGCTAAAGTGGTTGAGACCCTTTGTAAAACTATTGGGCTAACTCCTCCATTCACCTACGATTTAGTCTATGAAGTGGCTGAACGATATGCCTATTACGAGTTTCAAGATACGATAGACACCTTGGGTGTTACCCCCAGAAAAGCGGAAGAATCTATTAAAGGGGCTATTCAGTGGCTGCTAGACAACCACAAAATAAAACCTTCAATCGAGAAAAAGGTTAAGCGCCAACTAGAGAGCAATGCATAG
- a CDS encoding methyltransferase domain-containing protein — MRDDVKDYYGKVLQHSDDLKTNACCTDSNMPRHIKGALSQVHDEVMSRYYGCGLIAPALLEGTRILDLGSGSGRDCYVLSQWVGENGSVLGVDMTEEQLSVAQKHIDYHTEKFGYAKPNTEFKLGYIERLDELELPDNSFDIIVSNCVINLSPDKEAVMREAYRLLKPGGELYFSDVYADRRVPETLVQDPVLYGECLSGALYWNDFINLAKRSGFIDPRLVEDSVITIDNESVEEKIGHINFFSATYRLFKIPELEPQCEDYGQAVIYKGTIPNHPQVFWLDKHHAIQKGKVFPVCGNTWRMLHDTRFKSHFEFIGNWETHYGIFEGCGTSLPFDLWAVDDTAGDSGGCC; from the coding sequence ATGCGCGACGACGTCAAAGACTATTATGGAAAGGTGCTTCAACACAGCGACGACCTTAAAACAAATGCCTGCTGCACCGATAGTAATATGCCGCGACATATTAAAGGTGCACTCTCACAGGTGCATGATGAGGTAATGTCTCGATATTACGGTTGCGGCCTAATAGCACCCGCCCTTTTAGAAGGTACGCGAATACTAGACCTAGGGAGTGGTTCTGGTCGGGACTGTTATGTACTTTCGCAATGGGTTGGTGAGAATGGCTCGGTATTAGGCGTTGACATGACTGAAGAGCAATTGAGTGTTGCGCAAAAACATATCGATTATCATACCGAAAAGTTTGGTTACGCCAAGCCCAATACCGAATTTAAACTCGGCTATATTGAGCGATTAGACGAACTCGAGTTACCTGATAACAGCTTTGACATCATCGTATCAAACTGTGTCATCAACTTATCACCCGACAAAGAAGCGGTGATGAGAGAAGCTTACCGACTATTAAAACCTGGTGGAGAGCTTTATTTTTCTGACGTTTACGCAGATAGACGAGTACCAGAAACATTAGTACAAGACCCAGTACTATACGGTGAGTGCCTTAGCGGCGCGCTCTATTGGAACGACTTTATCAATCTGGCCAAACGCTCGGGCTTTATTGACCCACGCCTTGTAGAAGATAGTGTCATTACAATCGACAACGAGAGCGTCGAAGAAAAAATAGGCCACATTAACTTTTTCTCGGCCACTTATCGTCTTTTTAAAATACCTGAACTAGAACCACAGTGTGAAGATTATGGTCAGGCTGTTATCTACAAAGGCACCATCCCTAACCACCCTCAAGTGTTTTGGTTAGATAAACATCATGCTATCCAAAAAGGTAAGGTCTTTCCTGTCTGCGGCAATACCTGGAGAATGCTGCATGACACCCGCTTCAAGAGCCACTTTGAGTTTATCGGTAATTGGGAGACTCACTACGGCATATTCGAAGGCTGCGGTACATCACTCCCGTTTGACCTCTGGGCGGTTGACGATACGGCAGGCGACTCGGGTGGTTGCTGCTAA
- a CDS encoding motility protein A, which produces MVRFPVIAIAVGLSAIFAAVVFSSKDPGLFVNIPGLMIIIGGVLTALFFSYSKADILLAIRAVKQLFDSAPIDKQQTIRDLTGIAYLWSRHDLRAIEKKLPSIDNSFLRTGVQHIIDGRTNTEIASVLQWKIRQLHNAEYRSAKMFHSLATFAPAFGMVGTLLGLVNMMFLINDQEMTSIANHLAIALVTTFYGLIFANIFFKPIAIKLERRADGLVEWMRVLTEGIMMIEQRKSAAFIELAMETLDPYQPRTMSTTVTSSQLDPIANP; this is translated from the coding sequence ATGGTTCGGTTTCCAGTTATCGCAATAGCAGTCGGTTTGAGCGCTATCTTTGCTGCAGTAGTTTTTTCCTCCAAAGACCCCGGCCTTTTTGTAAATATTCCAGGATTAATGATTATTATTGGCGGTGTATTGACTGCGCTTTTTTTTAGCTATTCTAAAGCAGATATTTTGCTTGCCATCAGAGCCGTTAAACAGCTATTCGATAGCGCCCCAATCGATAAACAACAAACGATTAGAGACCTGACCGGTATTGCATATTTATGGAGCAGGCATGACCTAAGAGCAATAGAAAAGAAGCTACCGAGTATCGACAACAGCTTTCTTCGTACCGGAGTTCAACACATTATCGATGGCCGCACCAACACTGAAATTGCCTCAGTACTGCAATGGAAAATACGACAATTACATAATGCAGAGTACCGATCTGCAAAAATGTTTCACTCTCTCGCAACGTTTGCGCCTGCTTTTGGCATGGTGGGCACGTTACTCGGTTTGGTCAATATGATGTTTTTAATTAATGACCAAGAAATGACCAGTATCGCCAACCACTTAGCCATCGCTTTGGTAACGACTTTTTACGGTCTGATATTTGCCAATATTTTTTTCAAACCCATCGCCATAAAACTTGAACGAAGAGCAGACGGCTTAGTGGAGTGGATGCGTGTTTTGACAGAAGGCATCATGATGATAGAGCAACGAAAAAGTGCCGCCTTTATCGAGCTTGCGATGGAAACGCTTGACCCATATCAGCCCCGTACTATGAGCACAACCGTTACATCGTCTCAGTTAGACCCGATTGCTAACCCCTAA
- a CDS encoding OmpA/MotB family protein → MKRTPYRNSKPKTHLAAYTYAGTAAQDDILQTPNRSENESWLLSYLDVFLLIIALLVIMLIRTPIQSPPPQDHQANEPPLPSSPKSLSASAYVKSAAVSNAISQLNTDHRVTVISNNQHINVRLDEALMFDSSKAVLKAEGKAAIQLLVPALKRLNRPLIIEGHTDDTPINTLLYPSNWELSAARANSVLHYLRAQGISPQQMSTANYADTRPLVPNSSQYNRSINRRVNLLIEIEKDFDSRDFEG, encoded by the coding sequence GTGAAGCGCACCCCTTATCGCAACTCCAAGCCGAAAACACACCTTGCTGCATATACCTATGCCGGTACAGCAGCTCAGGATGACATACTTCAAACACCCAATCGAAGTGAAAATGAGTCGTGGTTGCTGAGTTATCTTGATGTATTTCTTTTAATAATTGCACTACTGGTGATTATGCTTATCAGAACACCTATACAGTCTCCTCCACCCCAAGATCACCAAGCTAACGAGCCACCTCTCCCCTCTAGCCCTAAAAGCTTGTCTGCTTCTGCTTATGTCAAAAGTGCAGCGGTTTCAAACGCAATCAGTCAGTTAAATACCGATCATCGAGTGACGGTGATTAGCAACAACCAACATATCAATGTGCGCCTTGATGAGGCATTAATGTTCGACTCGTCAAAAGCAGTATTAAAAGCCGAAGGTAAAGCAGCGATACAACTTCTCGTACCCGCTTTAAAGAGACTTAACCGTCCGCTCATCATCGAAGGTCATACCGATGATACCCCCATCAATACCTTGCTCTATCCATCTAACTGGGAGCTATCAGCTGCTCGTGCAAATAGCGTTTTACACTACCTGAGAGCTCAAGGAATATCACCTCAACAAATGAGTACTGCCAACTATGCAGATACCCGTCCTCTTGTGCCCAATAGCTCTCAATACAATCGAAGCATTAACCGCAGGGTAAATCTACTCATCGAAATTGAAAAAGACTTCGATAGTCGTGATTTTGAGGGTTAA
- a CDS encoding PhnA domain-containing protein produces MSTEKTLLQRCDSKCELCSSGSELSVYQVPPEANDNPDNCVMICATCRGQIEQPDTITANHWRCLNDSMWSQVPAVQVMAWRQLKQLSIFGESWANDLLDMLYLADDVRSWAESAGPSESDDDTPPTLDCNGTALQAGDTVTLIKDLDVKGAGFTAKRGTAVRNISLTSNPEHIEGRVNGTRIVLLSCYLKRSN; encoded by the coding sequence ATGAGTACCGAGAAAACACTCTTGCAACGCTGCGATTCAAAGTGCGAACTTTGTTCTTCAGGTTCAGAATTAAGCGTATATCAGGTTCCACCAGAAGCCAACGACAACCCAGATAATTGCGTTATGATCTGTGCAACCTGCCGTGGGCAAATAGAGCAACCCGATACCATTACCGCGAACCATTGGCGCTGTTTAAACGATAGCATGTGGAGCCAGGTACCAGCAGTGCAAGTAATGGCATGGCGCCAATTAAAACAGTTATCCATCTTTGGCGAAAGCTGGGCAAACGATCTACTTGATATGCTATATCTGGCAGATGATGTCAGATCATGGGCTGAGTCTGCCGGGCCTTCTGAGTCGGACGACGACACACCCCCTACCCTAGACTGTAACGGCACGGCATTACAAGCAGGTGATACTGTAACACTCATCAAAGATCTTGATGTTAAAGGGGCCGGATTTACAGCTAAACGCGGCACAGCGGTAAGAAACATATCCCTAACCTCTAACCCAGAGCATATTGAAGGCAGAGTTAACGGAACACGAATCGTTCTATTAAGCTGCTATTTGAAGAGGTCCAATTAA
- a CDS encoding ABCB family ABC transporter ATP-binding protein/permease, protein MRHRNYEVEPGTGMKWHVIKLLLPYLLEFKKRVILALSCLVLAKVASIMIPFVLKHIVDALDSKALGTEALIIAPLGLVAAYGLARFMNVVFNELRDTLFGRVTERTIRRIGLQTFKHLHNLDMDFHLNRRTGGLSRDIERGTTGINMLMRFLVFNIFPTLFEVLLVVGILFYNYGISFALIILISVVAYVAYSIIATEWRTRFVREVNVADSASNSRAIDSLLNYETVKYFTNETYESDRYDTNLATWEQAKRKNRLTMFALNGGQAFIIAAATTSMLALAALRVANGTMSIGDFVLINAFMMQIFIPLNFLGFVYREIKGSLANIEQMFELLKKKPKITDADDATELALENAELEFNNVSFHYHSERPIIKNISFTVKEGQKVALVGESGSGKSTLVKLLFRFYDCNQGSITVNGKDLRQITQHSLRKAIGIVPQDTVLFNDTILENVRYGNVEATDEEVLKAISLAHLDSFIAELPKGVLTTVGERGLKLSGGEKQRVAIARTILKHPPILVFDEATSSLDSHSEQAILEAIKEVSEGYTSLVIAHRLSTVVDADKIILMSHGEIAEEGSHEELLAMNGQYARLWHIQQKESQ, encoded by the coding sequence ATGCGACACCGTAACTATGAAGTAGAGCCCGGTACGGGGATGAAATGGCATGTCATAAAGCTACTTCTACCTTATCTATTAGAATTTAAAAAGCGTGTAATTTTAGCGCTAAGTTGCTTGGTGTTAGCTAAAGTTGCCAGCATCATGATCCCCTTCGTATTAAAGCACATCGTAGATGCACTTGATTCAAAAGCGCTAGGTACGGAGGCGCTAATAATCGCACCTCTAGGACTAGTAGCCGCCTACGGTTTAGCGCGCTTTATGAATGTCGTGTTCAATGAACTTAGAGACACGCTATTTGGCCGAGTCACTGAGAGAACCATCAGGCGAATTGGCTTGCAGACCTTCAAACACCTGCACAACCTCGATATGGATTTTCACCTCAACCGCCGCACCGGTGGGTTATCTAGAGATATTGAACGAGGCACAACAGGCATCAATATGCTGATGCGATTTTTGGTGTTTAATATTTTCCCTACGTTATTTGAAGTACTGTTGGTTGTCGGCATTTTGTTTTACAACTACGGCATTAGCTTCGCGCTAATCATTTTGATATCGGTAGTTGCCTATGTTGCATACTCTATCATTGCCACTGAGTGGCGCACACGTTTTGTTCGTGAGGTGAATGTCGCTGACTCTGCGTCAAACTCTCGCGCTATCGACAGCCTGCTGAATTATGAGACCGTAAAATACTTTACCAACGAAACATACGAGTCAGACCGATATGACACCAACTTGGCAACATGGGAGCAAGCAAAGCGCAAAAATCGCTTAACCATGTTCGCTCTTAATGGAGGACAGGCATTTATTATTGCTGCGGCTACCACTAGTATGCTCGCGCTGGCCGCATTGAGAGTGGCAAACGGCACCATGAGCATTGGTGACTTTGTATTAATTAACGCATTTATGATGCAGATATTTATCCCACTAAACTTTTTAGGATTTGTGTATCGTGAAATCAAAGGTTCATTAGCCAATATTGAGCAAATGTTCGAGCTGCTAAAGAAAAAACCTAAAATAACAGATGCTGACGATGCAACAGAACTCGCGCTCGAAAATGCTGAACTTGAGTTTAATAACGTTTCTTTTCATTATCACTCAGAAAGACCCATTATTAAAAATATTAGTTTTACCGTAAAAGAGGGCCAAAAAGTAGCTTTGGTCGGTGAAAGCGGATCAGGTAAGTCAACACTAGTGAAACTTCTATTTCGTTTTTATGACTGTAACCAAGGCTCTATTACCGTTAATGGCAAAGATTTGCGTCAAATTACTCAACATTCGTTGCGAAAAGCCATCGGTATCGTACCTCAGGATACCGTACTGTTTAATGACACCATACTAGAAAACGTACGCTATGGTAACGTAGAAGCCACTGATGAAGAGGTGTTAAAAGCCATTAGCCTAGCCCATCTAGATAGTTTTATTGCCGAACTGCCTAAGGGTGTGTTAACGACCGTTGGTGAGCGTGGGTTAAAGCTTTCGGGGGGAGAAAAACAACGGGTAGCGATTGCTAGAACCATTCTAAAGCACCCACCAATTCTCGTGTTTGATGAAGCGACTTCATCATTAGATAGCCACTCTGAGCAGGCAATTTTGGAGGCGATCAAAGAAGTATCAGAAGGTTATACCAGCTTGGTAATTGCCCACCGATTATCAACCGTAGTCGACGCTGATAAGATAATTTTGATGAGTCATGGAGAGATCGCCGAAGAAGGTTCTCATGAAGAGCTGTTAGCGATGAACGGTCAGTACGCGAGATTGTGGCACATCCAACAGAAAGAGAGTCAGTAA
- a CDS encoding translation initiation factor Sui1, producing the protein MSRKNRESGGLVFSTEFGKMCPGCGEAASQCCCKDDEDVLTGDGVVRVSRETKGRKGKGVTLITGVPLAGKELKDLAKKLKQKCGVGGAIKDRVIEIQGDHRDLLVEELKKFGWVVKKAGG; encoded by the coding sequence ATGTCTAGAAAAAACAGAGAGTCCGGTGGCTTAGTATTCTCAACCGAATTTGGAAAAATGTGTCCCGGCTGTGGTGAAGCGGCATCTCAATGTTGCTGTAAAGACGACGAAGATGTTCTGACGGGCGACGGAGTTGTAAGAGTTTCAAGGGAGACTAAAGGACGAAAAGGTAAGGGGGTTACGCTAATAACAGGTGTTCCTCTTGCAGGTAAAGAGCTGAAAGATTTGGCAAAAAAGCTAAAACAAAAATGTGGTGTTGGCGGTGCGATTAAAGATCGGGTGATTGAGATTCAGGGAGATCATCGAGATTTGCTAGTCGAAGAACTTAAAAAGTTTGGTTGGGTGGTCAAGAAAGCGGGAGGGTAA